In the Amblyraja radiata isolate CabotCenter1 chromosome 13, sAmbRad1.1.pri, whole genome shotgun sequence genome, one interval contains:
- the LOC116980185 gene encoding odorant receptor 131-2-like has translation MVCPFHTQRTLSGAMNSSNETSDSISIAVKTSIYLVDFLITAVWSHAITSAVQQELELKRETRYILLCQHLIYSSIYFALGTVTNGLRLFKVDLPRFICWILLPVQITFAQCIMLTLTLMSLNACLAICWPLRYYALVGSPKRKITAIIWILAVQNPLWSIVYQSLNVSSAYIIEKDHSCPNPMNGFVSRQIAIAFILLCFLMIVISYLLIYRAGRQAGHFVSSNIQARNTILIHGSQLSFFILPVLITIGIGKKPKLTALNLANTVIFSVAQCLSPVIYGLRCKELRNKLATTKFCCCAFKHGKKSARAMRLSEVPTISTVTDTRSSQVCNP, from the coding sequence ATGGTTTGTCCATTTCATACACAAAGAACATTAAGCGGAGCCATGAACAGTTCTAACGAGACGTCTGATTCTATTTCTATTGCAGTGAAGACTTCAATTTATCTGGTTGATTTTCTCATCACTGCTGTTTGGAGCCATGCAATAACTAGTGCCGTGCAACAAGAATTGGAATTGAAACGAGAGACCAGATATATCCTCCTGTGCCAACATCTCATCTACTCTTCCATATATTTCGCCTTGGGCACCGTGACAAATGGCTTGCGGCTCTTCAAGGTCGACTTACCGCGATTTATTTGCTGGATTTTGCTCCCTGTACAAATAACATTCGCACAATGCATCATGCTAACTTTAACCCTAATGTCCTTGAATGCTTGTCTGGCTATCTGCTGGCCACTGCGGTATTATGCACTTGTTGGTTCCCCCAAAAGGAAAATAACCGCAATAATATGGATATTGGCAGTGCAGAATCCATTGTGGTCTATAGTTTACCAAAGTCTGAATGTGTCCTCCGCATACATTATTGAAAAAGACCATAGCTGCCCAAATCCAATGAATGGATTTGTTTCAAGGCAAATTGCAATTGCATTTATCCTACTGTGTTTTCTCATGATTGTAATAAGTTATTTGTTAATATACAGAGCAGGAAGACAAGCAGGACATTTTGTGTCCTCAAATATTCAAGCCAGGAATACCATTCTCATCCATGGCTCCCAATTAAGCTTTTTCATTCTCCCGGTTTTGATCACAATAGGAATAGGTAAAAAACCTAAATTAACAGCACTGAATCTAGCCAACACTGTCATTTTCTCTGTCGCTCAGTGCCTTAGCCCCGTGATTTATGGGCTCAGATGTAAAGAGCTTCGAAATAAATTAGCAACAACCAAATTCTGCTGCTGTGCATTTAAACACGGGAAGAAAAGTGCAAGGGCGATGCGGCTGAGTGAAGTCCCTACCATTAGCACCGTGACTGATACCAGGAGCAGTCAAGTCTGCAATCCCTGA